A window of the Rhizobium brockwellii genome harbors these coding sequences:
- a CDS encoding PD-(D/E)XK motif protein — translation MSGWTEEGLARAWRALARQEAGEDWRFVHLTRMGAVSVEAGCHFPMGREALIVSFPGSWPVNPARLPEGKGFDVSVIAGQVVFDGKTAVALIRRPEGSPELFGIMVVDVLRTLEAAASTANRNVMEAFLERVKEWQAFMARTHRPLSSDAQVGLLGELWLLRLLADSSLGAAALDCWQGPLRAAQDFHVYSGAIEVKSTVRTGAFLARINSVEQLDSDRAPIFLCALRFEENTDGVSLVDIVSALRERFAQAGVQRGFEALLMVVGYLHEHAPLYGRTLTLKDAKAFPSEGDMPRLTRAALPAAVRSAMYVLDLDALEVPSVGLSELLNTFGLD, via the coding sequence ATGAGTGGGTGGACTGAAGAGGGACTTGCGCGCGCGTGGCGGGCACTCGCTCGCCAGGAGGCTGGAGAGGATTGGCGCTTCGTTCACTTGACCAGGATGGGCGCGGTCTCCGTTGAGGCGGGCTGCCACTTTCCGATGGGACGCGAGGCATTGATCGTCTCATTTCCCGGCTCATGGCCAGTTAATCCAGCGCGGCTGCCGGAAGGCAAAGGCTTCGATGTCTCGGTAATAGCTGGTCAGGTTGTCTTTGATGGCAAAACGGCCGTCGCACTGATCAGACGTCCGGAGGGATCGCCGGAGCTCTTTGGAATAATGGTGGTCGATGTCCTCCGGACTCTCGAAGCGGCGGCAAGTACGGCGAACCGTAACGTGATGGAAGCCTTCCTTGAAAGAGTGAAGGAGTGGCAGGCGTTCATGGCTCGAACGCACCGCCCATTATCGTCCGATGCGCAGGTCGGACTGCTCGGCGAGCTGTGGTTGCTAAGACTTCTGGCGGACTCGTCGCTGGGAGCCGCTGCTCTGGACTGCTGGCAGGGGCCATTGCGGGCTGCGCAGGACTTCCATGTGTACAGCGGCGCAATCGAAGTAAAGAGTACGGTTCGGACAGGAGCTTTTCTCGCACGGATCAACAGCGTCGAACAACTGGATAGCGACAGGGCGCCGATCTTCCTGTGCGCCCTTCGCTTCGAGGAAAACACAGACGGAGTGTCGCTCGTAGATATCGTGTCAGCACTGCGCGAAAGGTTTGCGCAAGCCGGCGTCCAGCGCGGCTTCGAAGCGCTTCTGATGGTGGTGGGATACCTCCACGAGCATGCGCCGCTCTATGGTCGCACGCTGACATTGAAGGATGCCAAGGCTTTCCCCTCAGAAGGCGACATGCCACGCCTCACTCGCGCCGCGCTGCCGGCCGCCGTCCGCTCGGCCATGTATGTGCTCGACCTCGATGCCCTTGAGGTCCCTTCGGTAGGCCTTTCGGAACTGCTCAACACATTTGGACTGGACTGA
- a CDS encoding PspA/IM30 family protein gives MFKLISILLRGRAHDAEQAFADCHAVPLLSQQIRDAAQSIQSARRSVAVAIAQNEQEKGQHAAIVARIADLETRASAALAKGNEGLAREAAEAIAYLEAERDASEKAQAQFTGAIDKLKGIVRASEARLQELQRGERLARATQEAQKLDVAVSGPGLATLDDAEETLARLRLRQSQNELTAAALKDMEGAIRPAGIIEKLANAGFGAPLRSSADDVLARLKSRITPAA, from the coding sequence ATGTTCAAACTGATTTCCATTTTGTTGCGGGGCAGGGCGCATGATGCCGAACAGGCTTTCGCCGACTGCCACGCCGTGCCGCTGCTTTCCCAGCAGATCCGCGATGCCGCCCAATCGATCCAGTCGGCCCGCCGCAGTGTCGCGGTCGCCATCGCCCAGAACGAGCAGGAGAAGGGGCAGCATGCGGCGATCGTTGCCCGCATCGCCGATCTCGAGACCCGCGCCTCCGCCGCCTTGGCGAAGGGCAATGAGGGCCTGGCCCGCGAGGCGGCCGAGGCGATCGCCTATCTCGAAGCCGAGCGCGACGCATCGGAAAAGGCGCAAGCGCAGTTCACAGGGGCGATCGACAAGCTGAAGGGCATCGTCCGTGCCTCCGAGGCGCGGCTGCAGGAGCTGCAGCGCGGCGAGCGGCTGGCCCGTGCCACGCAAGAGGCGCAGAAGCTCGATGTCGCAGTTAGCGGCCCGGGCCTGGCGACGCTCGATGATGCCGAGGAGACGCTGGCCCGCCTTCGCCTGCGCCAGAGCCAGAATGAGCTGACGGCGGCCGCCCTGAAGGACATGGAAGGCGCCATCCGCCCGGCCGGCATCATCGAAAAGCTTGCCAATGCCGGCTTCGGCGCGCCGCTGCGCTCATCCGCCGATGATGTGCTGGCGCGGCTGAAGAGCCGCATCACGCCTGCTGCCTGA
- a CDS encoding SDR family NAD(P)-dependent oxidoreductase, with translation MSRIFITGSTDGLGLAAARTLMKEGHDVVLHARSRERASALADVSTAALGIVIGDLASATETRSIADQVNAIGRMDAVIHNAGIYLERSRGETPEGHAKTLAVNVLAPYLLTAWITRPDRLVYLSSGMHRSGSSALDDIDWKKRPWNASQAYSESKLYIATLAASVARHWPDVLSNTVDPGWVPTKMGGAGAPDDLEMGHLTQTWLATSEDEAAKVSGGYWYHRQRREAAAVVGDIGFQDALVERLAELTGYD, from the coding sequence ATGAGCCGTATTTTCATCACCGGTTCCACCGATGGCCTCGGCCTCGCCGCCGCCCGCACCCTGATGAAGGAGGGCCATGACGTCGTGCTGCATGCCCGCTCCCGCGAGCGCGCCTCCGCCCTCGCCGACGTTTCCACTGCGGCACTCGGCATCGTCATCGGCGATCTCGCCAGCGCCACGGAAACGCGCTCGATCGCCGATCAGGTCAACGCCATCGGCCGCATGGACGCCGTCATCCACAATGCCGGCATCTACCTCGAGCGGAGCCGGGGTGAAACGCCAGAAGGCCACGCAAAGACGCTGGCGGTGAATGTGCTTGCCCCCTATCTGCTCACCGCATGGATCACCCGCCCCGACCGCCTGGTCTATCTCAGCAGCGGCATGCACCGCAGCGGCAGCAGCGCCCTTGACGATATCGACTGGAAGAAGCGACCGTGGAACGCCAGCCAGGCCTATTCGGAAAGCAAGCTTTACATCGCCACCCTCGCAGCTTCCGTCGCCCGCCATTGGCCGGATGTTCTCAGCAACACGGTGGACCCCGGCTGGGTGCCGACCAAGATGGGCGGCGCCGGCGCGCCCGATGACCTGGAGATGGGGCATCTTACGCAGACGTGGCTTGCGACGAGCGAGGATGAAGCTGCGAAGGTCAGCGGCGGGTATTGGTATCATCGGCAGCGGCGGGAGGCGGCGGCGGTGGTGGGCGATATCGGGTTTCAGGATGCGCTGGTGGAGAGGCTGGCGGAGTTGACGGGGTACGATTGA
- a CDS encoding sigma-70 family RNA polymerase sigma factor: MKVMDKLSWFLGSRPKAASEPQNHLLDPTEIRLIVDARVEHLTNFAATPRLHAVDPKGDTPLHLAARAGNLPICDLFIRAGADPRAQNHENQTPADVAFGEGHPFAAQLLSSLIAKPSDRAPDDTFDDIPDFETPAGEVEAISGPFVKEASSAEQNAGLNDLDDFLGFEPEEEPEDFFSQSASITASGAFVALVSQSPMISTDKEGDWEIDLSPVQIAGEGIGSEAIIAPDQGGEHDYLKVRNRGRQSVKRAVMQLGTRLSINPEICTAWAEEILKMGSFTLDDIDTLATLCEGNGDPEELRINLQRNLEAAGLELFDQTIEDGVRLWDARSDASRDELAEAIEAAFSRSTRLPGTRRFVMDKSYEAQLLEPMVRANQELQLGILACEAAVETILETVDRLRDGFADAGSVTLRSIIPARPDHAETSEFFAAADALKLWQVNGRIMDGKRRRMALEALEALDLSLAFHKEIVKSVERFEANVEDASRLDRLISIFDVATDHLILEHLPYARRFAARNAEDGEDLDDVFQVAFKGLQRSTRRFDPERGIRFVIYCAFWMKQALARWRADEAALIRVPVHRHENLAKLDRAMDKLDFMADGTVSDADLAIELGWSSEEVRQFRKIPRQAEYPEGIGAWDDLLPEPRTEDFFDQAETERIVGDLLAELPERQADVIRMRFGIGRAEEMTLEEVGQIYGVTRERIRQIEAKGLAFLSHPGRKRRLQTLLGM; encoded by the coding sequence ATGAAGGTCATGGATAAACTCTCCTGGTTTCTTGGCAGTCGACCCAAAGCGGCCAGCGAACCCCAAAACCACCTTCTCGATCCCACCGAGATCCGCCTGATCGTTGATGCTCGCGTAGAACACCTCACCAACTTCGCTGCCACACCGCGTCTGCATGCAGTTGACCCCAAGGGTGACACGCCACTTCACCTTGCGGCGCGCGCTGGAAATCTTCCCATATGCGATCTTTTCATTCGGGCCGGTGCTGATCCCAGAGCACAGAACCACGAAAACCAGACACCCGCTGACGTCGCATTTGGCGAGGGCCATCCCTTCGCCGCACAGTTGTTGTCTTCGCTCATTGCAAAACCGTCGGATAGAGCGCCAGACGACACGTTCGACGATATTCCGGATTTCGAAACCCCAGCAGGCGAGGTCGAGGCGATCTCCGGGCCTTTCGTTAAAGAGGCCTCTTCAGCGGAGCAAAACGCAGGCCTGAATGACCTCGATGATTTTCTGGGTTTCGAGCCCGAGGAAGAGCCCGAGGACTTCTTCAGCCAATCGGCAAGCATAACTGCGTCGGGAGCGTTCGTCGCGCTTGTAAGCCAATCTCCTATGATTTCGACAGATAAGGAAGGAGACTGGGAGATCGACCTGTCGCCGGTGCAGATTGCCGGAGAGGGCATCGGCTCCGAAGCCATCATCGCTCCCGACCAAGGTGGAGAGCACGACTACCTCAAGGTCCGCAACCGCGGTCGACAGTCAGTCAAGCGGGCGGTCATGCAGCTTGGCACGCGGCTGTCGATCAATCCCGAGATCTGCACGGCTTGGGCTGAAGAAATTCTGAAGATGGGGTCATTTACTCTGGACGACATAGACACGTTGGCCACGCTCTGCGAGGGCAACGGCGATCCGGAGGAACTGCGTATCAACCTCCAGCGCAACCTGGAAGCTGCAGGCCTCGAATTGTTCGACCAAACCATTGAGGATGGCGTTAGGCTGTGGGACGCCCGATCAGACGCATCGCGCGATGAATTGGCCGAGGCTATCGAAGCAGCCTTCAGCAGAAGTACGCGATTGCCAGGCACGCGACGTTTCGTAATGGACAAATCCTACGAGGCGCAGCTGCTGGAACCCATGGTGCGAGCAAACCAGGAACTGCAGCTGGGCATACTCGCCTGCGAGGCCGCCGTCGAAACCATCCTCGAAACGGTAGATCGGCTCCGCGACGGCTTCGCGGATGCCGGGTCTGTGACGCTCAGGTCCATCATCCCCGCTCGCCCGGATCACGCCGAGACTTCGGAGTTTTTCGCCGCCGCAGATGCTCTAAAGCTCTGGCAGGTCAACGGCCGCATTATGGACGGAAAACGCCGGAGAATGGCACTTGAAGCGCTGGAGGCGCTCGATCTCTCGTTGGCGTTCCACAAGGAGATCGTGAAATCCGTCGAGCGGTTCGAAGCCAACGTTGAGGATGCCTCCCGACTAGACCGGCTGATCTCGATCTTCGATGTCGCCACCGATCACTTGATCCTCGAACACCTTCCCTACGCGCGTCGCTTCGCCGCTCGAAACGCAGAGGATGGAGAAGACCTCGACGACGTCTTCCAAGTGGCGTTCAAGGGTCTGCAACGCTCCACCCGTCGCTTCGACCCGGAGCGTGGGATCAGGTTTGTCATCTACTGCGCCTTCTGGATGAAGCAGGCCCTGGCGCGATGGCGTGCAGACGAAGCCGCGTTAATCCGTGTCCCTGTTCATAGGCATGAGAACCTGGCCAAGCTCGATCGGGCGATGGACAAACTGGACTTTATGGCTGACGGCACCGTCTCGGACGCTGATCTTGCGATTGAGCTTGGCTGGTCCAGCGAAGAGGTGCGACAGTTTCGAAAGATTCCTCGTCAAGCTGAATATCCGGAAGGCATTGGCGCGTGGGATGACTTGCTTCCCGAGCCGCGGACTGAAGATTTCTTCGATCAGGCGGAAACAGAAAGGATTGTTGGAGACCTCTTGGCAGAACTGCCGGAGCGTCAGGCAGATGTGATACGGATGCGATTCGGGATCGGCCGCGCCGAGGAGATGACTCTGGAGGAAGTAGGCCAGATCTATGGAGTTACGCGCGAGCGCATTCGTCAGATAGAGGCGAAGGGACTCGCCTTCCTTTCCCATCCCGGTCGCAAGCGTCGTTTGCAGACATTGCTGGGAATGTGA
- a CDS encoding Z1 domain-containing protein, with amino-acid sequence MTLSNQKAFDSILSMAQNMLRLAAERAQSAVTPEMIEKEINKLAIMMEEDFALVDREALVDELIRRSSRTVGENATLSSGDDHVPWLDAGRKKGWTYWRRYSEYMEARIPWTALDALDVATDEVLSQLEDPSREDAWDRRGLVVGHVQSGKTGNYTGLICKAADAGYKIIIVLAGLHNNLRAQTQIRLDEGFLGFATISDAEELPAVGVGLIDSDISARPNAATNRSDKGDFNTAVAAKMNISPEQRPWLFVVKKNKTVLERLLHWIRNRVANHVDPETGRKLVTNLPLLVVDDESDHGSVDTGEDVVDEFGNPDLEHEPKTINRLIRSILHHFSRKAYVGYTATPFANIFIHDRGETQEYGPDLFPAAFITNLAAPSNYVGPGRVFGSASSTPEDLPLVRPLLDDEFQPWMPPRHKNGYRPRWQGEDRVPDSLSEAIRSFVYACAVRKLRGQGNKHSSMLIHVTRFTAVQNVVVNQVAEYLRDLKGRYTRGIDLAVLEVSMQSEYETVFLPGMRKIRAALVEGETLEDFGWSDVRTVLPDVLSDIRVREINGTAKDALDYAENDGTGLKVIAIGGDKLARGLTLEGLCTSYFLRTARMYDTLMQMGRWFGYRDGYLDVCRLYTSEEMVEWFGHIADAAEELRQEFDNMVAAGATPKQFGLRVKSHSVLTVTSRAKMRNARAMQLTYSGDLLQTIVFPNRKDDISANFQAAERFVTALGPSLDLDQQNYVSGNQKWNGHFWREVSALSVISFLREYRTHPASFRIMSPLIADFIEEMNKDRELTTWTVALIGKDSGPDDKHRTVGGCSVNMLKRNRTTEHADRYSIKTLISPRDQAIDLTEPEWKAALELSQKTWRNDTDRNEGKDPPSEPRGPQIRRILGDGVAEAGIAHRRERGLLMLYLLDPARSEVAELADADPVAAWAISFPSSTSERRVSNSRYIGNSVLWGGLNEWVD; translated from the coding sequence ATGACGCTCTCCAATCAAAAGGCTTTTGATTCAATACTTTCTATGGCGCAGAACATGCTCCGTCTTGCTGCCGAGCGTGCCCAGAGCGCCGTCACACCGGAAATGATCGAAAAGGAGATCAACAAGCTCGCGATCATGATGGAAGAGGACTTCGCCCTCGTGGATCGGGAAGCACTCGTTGACGAGCTTATCCGCCGCTCGAGTCGCACCGTCGGAGAAAATGCCACCCTCTCCAGTGGAGATGACCATGTTCCTTGGCTTGATGCCGGACGGAAGAAGGGCTGGACATACTGGCGGCGTTACTCCGAGTACATGGAGGCGCGCATCCCGTGGACAGCCCTCGACGCGCTCGACGTCGCAACAGACGAAGTCCTCTCACAACTCGAGGATCCGAGCCGGGAAGACGCATGGGATCGCCGTGGTCTAGTCGTCGGCCACGTGCAGTCTGGAAAGACCGGGAACTACACTGGTCTGATCTGCAAGGCTGCAGACGCTGGGTACAAGATCATCATCGTTCTCGCCGGCTTGCACAACAATCTGCGGGCACAGACTCAGATTCGCCTCGACGAGGGCTTTCTGGGCTTCGCTACCATCTCCGATGCCGAAGAGCTTCCGGCGGTCGGGGTTGGGCTGATCGATAGCGACATCTCAGCCCGTCCCAATGCGGCAACCAACAGAAGCGACAAGGGCGACTTCAACACGGCCGTTGCGGCCAAGATGAACATCAGCCCTGAACAGCGCCCGTGGCTGTTCGTGGTCAAGAAGAACAAGACGGTCCTCGAGCGGCTGCTCCACTGGATCCGCAATCGTGTCGCAAACCATGTCGACCCCGAAACCGGCCGGAAGCTGGTCACCAACCTGCCTCTGCTCGTCGTCGACGACGAATCCGATCACGGGTCGGTCGACACCGGCGAGGACGTCGTGGACGAGTTCGGCAATCCGGATCTCGAGCATGAACCGAAGACAATCAACAGGCTGATCCGGTCCATCCTGCATCATTTCTCGCGGAAAGCTTACGTCGGCTATACCGCGACACCCTTCGCAAACATCTTCATACATGATCGCGGGGAGACCCAGGAGTACGGCCCTGACTTGTTCCCAGCGGCCTTCATCACCAACCTGGCAGCACCCTCGAATTACGTGGGACCGGGACGTGTCTTCGGTTCGGCATCAAGTACACCCGAAGATCTGCCGCTGGTACGCCCGCTTTTGGACGATGAATTCCAGCCTTGGATGCCCCCGCGCCACAAGAACGGCTACCGGCCACGCTGGCAAGGGGAAGATCGTGTACCGGATTCACTCTCGGAAGCGATCCGTTCCTTTGTCTATGCCTGCGCAGTGCGGAAGCTTCGCGGACAAGGCAACAAGCACTCCTCAATGCTTATCCACGTTACGCGCTTCACCGCGGTTCAGAACGTGGTCGTCAACCAGGTTGCAGAATATCTACGAGATTTGAAGGGGCGCTATACGCGAGGCATTGACCTTGCGGTTTTGGAAGTGTCCATGCAGAGCGAATACGAAACGGTGTTCCTGCCCGGAATGAGGAAAATCCGTGCTGCCCTTGTTGAAGGTGAGACGCTGGAGGACTTCGGATGGAGCGATGTCCGAACCGTGTTGCCAGACGTCCTCTCGGATATCCGTGTGCGCGAGATCAACGGTACGGCGAAGGACGCGCTCGACTACGCCGAGAACGACGGCACCGGCCTCAAGGTGATCGCCATCGGCGGCGATAAGCTGGCGCGCGGACTGACCTTGGAAGGTTTATGCACGAGCTACTTCCTGCGGACTGCCCGCATGTATGACACCCTTATGCAGATGGGGCGATGGTTCGGATATCGGGATGGCTACCTCGATGTCTGTCGCTTGTACACCTCAGAGGAAATGGTGGAGTGGTTCGGTCACATCGCTGACGCCGCCGAAGAACTGCGTCAAGAATTCGATAACATGGTCGCCGCCGGCGCCACCCCAAAACAGTTTGGCTTGCGCGTGAAGTCCCACTCTGTCCTCACCGTCACTTCACGGGCGAAGATGCGCAATGCACGTGCGATGCAGCTGACCTATTCAGGAGATCTGCTGCAGACAATCGTTTTTCCGAACCGCAAGGATGACATCTCGGCCAACTTCCAGGCCGCGGAGCGCTTCGTCACCGCGCTCGGCCCATCGCTGGACCTGGATCAGCAGAACTACGTATCCGGAAACCAAAAATGGAACGGCCATTTCTGGCGGGAGGTGTCTGCCTTGAGCGTCATATCGTTTCTCCGGGAGTATCGGACCCACCCGGCGAGCTTCCGGATAATGAGCCCGCTGATCGCCGATTTCATTGAAGAGATGAACAAGGACAGGGAGCTCACGACCTGGACGGTGGCGCTCATCGGAAAAGACAGCGGCCCAGATGACAAGCATCGGACGGTCGGCGGCTGTTCCGTGAACATGCTCAAGCGCAATCGCACGACTGAGCATGCAGATCGCTACTCAATCAAGACGCTGATCTCTCCTCGCGACCAGGCCATCGATCTGACCGAGCCAGAGTGGAAGGCGGCTCTCGAGCTTAGCCAAAAGACATGGCGCAACGACACGGACCGGAACGAGGGTAAGGACCCCCCGTCAGAACCGAGAGGTCCGCAGATCCGCCGCATTCTTGGAGACGGCGTTGCCGAAGCTGGTATCGCGCATCGCCGCGAGCGTGGCCTGTTGATGCTCTATCTGCTCGATCCTGCCCGTTCTGAGGTTGCGGAGCTCGCGGATGCCGATCCGGTCGCCGCGTGGGCAATCAGCTTTCCATCAAGCACCTCCGAGAGACGGGTCTCCAACTCGAGGTACATCGGCAACAGCGTCCTGTGGGGAGGCCTCAATGAGTGGGTGGACTGA
- a CDS encoding TetR/AcrR family transcriptional regulator has product MAGRREEKREDLKARLIEAARERIARDGLANLRARDITQDAGCALGGLYTVFSDLAELVIHVNSATLKALEARLTLPEAKDRPPTDRLRNLAQGYLSFAVEHRNLWKALFEHFPPESSPTPQWHLNEHLFLMDVIAEPLAELQPDMPPEDRAIRARTLFGAVHGVVSISLEGRFVGLPLERLAREVDELVQTIAAGAERRRG; this is encoded by the coding sequence ATGGCCGGCAGACGAGAAGAAAAACGCGAAGACCTGAAGGCCCGGCTGATCGAGGCGGCGCGCGAGCGGATCGCCAGGGACGGGCTGGCAAACCTCCGGGCCCGCGACATCACCCAGGATGCCGGCTGCGCGCTGGGCGGCCTCTACACGGTCTTTTCAGACCTCGCCGAGCTGGTCATCCACGTCAACTCCGCCACGCTGAAGGCGCTGGAGGCGAGGCTGACCCTGCCCGAGGCCAAAGACCGGCCGCCGACCGACCGGCTGCGCAACCTGGCGCAGGGTTATCTGAGCTTCGCCGTCGAACACCGGAACCTCTGGAAGGCGCTGTTCGAGCACTTCCCGCCGGAATCGAGCCCGACGCCGCAATGGCATCTTAACGAGCACCTCTTCCTGATGGATGTGATCGCCGAGCCGCTGGCCGAACTGCAGCCCGACATGCCCCCCGAAGACCGCGCCATCCGCGCCCGCACCCTGTTCGGCGCGGTGCACGGCGTCGTCAGCATCAGCCTCGAAGGCCGCTTCGTCGGCCTGCCGCTGGAGCGGCTGGCGCGGGAAGTGGATGAACTGGTGCAGACGATTGCGGCCGGAGCGGAGCGGCGGAGGGGGTGA